From the genome of Adhaeribacter pallidiroseus:
GCAACCAGAACCAGGCCCGCTTACGCTTTGGGAAAGCCGACGCTAACTACGGTGTGCTGCTGCAAGGCAATGGCCAGGGAAAATTTACGTACGTGCCCCAGCCAAAAGCAGGTTTGCAACTAAAAGGCGACGTACGAAGCATTTTGTCCGTGAATAATCTCTTGCTGGTTGGGATCAATCAGCAACCGGTGAAAGCATATAAATGGAAATAATAACCCTCATGAAGCAATTTTTAAATTTTTTGGTCACGCTGCTGGTAGTTGTTAGCTGTACGCCCAAAAAATCAGAAGTTCAGTTCAGTAGTCAGCAGATCAGTCAGGTATTGGCCCAAATGACGGATATAATGGTGCACGATGTCACCAATCCGCCGCTGGCTTCCCGTTTTTTTTCTTATGCCTGTTTAGCGGGGTACGAAGTGGTAGCCCAAAATAATTCCACGAGTAAAAGCATGCACGGTATTTTAAATAAATATCCCCAAATTGAGAAGCCAGCTGTTTCGGGTTATGCTTACCAATTAAGTACTTTGCTGGCTATGATGGAAACAGCTAAAAAAATGCAGCCTTCGGGTCCCTTACTGGAAAAGTATGAACAGCAATTTTTAGATTCCTGCCGCCGCGAAGGTATTTCGGACGAAGTAATTACGGCTTCCTTAACCTACGCCCAAGCCATTAGTAAAAACATACTGGCCTACGCCAAAGCCGATAAGTACAACCGCATCAGTAATTATCCGCGTTATACCCCCACCAACCAGGAAGGCACCTGGTACCCGACCCCGCCCGGCTATTTTGCCCCGGTAGAACCGTATTTTAATACCGTGCGCGCCTTTACCCTAGATACCTGCATACAGTTTAAACCGGCACCTCCCGTGGCTTTCTCCAAAGAAAAATCTTCCGGGTTTTACCAACTCATGCAGGAGAGTTACCAGGAAGGCGTGCGCTTACCAAAAGAACATCAGGCAATTGCCGCTTTCTGGGATTGTAATCCGTTTGCCTTACAGGATAACGGGCACATGCTGGTAGGGATGAAAAAAATATCGCCGGGGGCGCACTGGTTGGGCATTACGGGTATTGCGTGTCAGCAAGCCAAAGTTTCTTTTGCCGAAGCCATGCAAATAAATACGCTGGTTTCCATTTCGTTGATGGATGGCTTTATTGCGTGCTGGGACGAGAAATTTCGCAGCAACCGCATTCGGCCGGAAACCGCAATTCGCAAATACCTGGATCCACGGTGGAAACCGCTGCTGCAAACGCCGCCTTTCCCGGAGTATTTAAGCGGTCACTCTACTATTTCGTCGGCGGCGGCTGTGGTGCTCACGCATTATTTGGGCGATAATTTTAAGTACACCGATACTGTGGAAGTACGTTTTGGTTTGCCGGCCCGCCAGTTTAAATCCTTTCAGCAAGCGGCCGAAGAAGCGGGTATTTCGCGTTTTTACGGTGGCATCCATTTCCGCGACGCCATTGATAATGGCCGGAAACAAGGTTTGCAGGTAGGCGCGTGGGTGGTAAATAAAGTAAAATCCAAAACAAATGGGCCGGCTCTGGCTGAAGTACAATAAAGTTAATGCAGGGGCAAAATTTACCTGAACTGAATTGCCTTTCGGAGTAAAAAATTAAAAAATGGGTTTGCGCTCTTGTGGCTGGCTAATTTAAGGCTTATAATGCTGAATTACTGATTTTAGCTCCATTTAAAACGGGTAACGGCAACTTCGCTACGCAAAACGGTTGGTGCTTTATTGCGGGACGAATCTGAAAAATAAAGTATATTTCAGGGATAAACCAGAAACCTGCACCATGGCCGTCTTCTATAATCCTCAAAACCTAGCCCGGTTATTTATTTTTACTTTGTTTATAGCCTTTCCCGTGGTAACCCACGCGCAGGCACCAGGTAAAAACGAGGTGCTGCTTTTTGCTTATTTTAAAGGCAACGGTGACGGCTTGCACCTGGCCGCCAGTACCGACGGCTTACATTGGGAAACGTTAAAAAATGACAGTATATTTTTAAAACCGCAGGTTAGCCAAGATAAACTCCTGCGCGACCCCTGCATTGTAAAAGGACCGGATAACTTGTACCACCTGGTCTGGACGGTAAGCTGGAATGCCAAAGGAATCGGTTATGCTAATTCCCCGGATCTGATTCATTGGTCGGCGCAGCAGTATATTCCGGTAATGGAGCACGAAGCCGGCGCCCGCAACAGCTGGGCCCCCGAAATAACTTACGATCCAAAGCAGAAGAGCTATCTTATTTACTGGGCCACTACCATTACGGGCTTGTATCCGGAAACGCAATCGAAAGAAGAAAACGGTTATAACCACCGGATGTATTACACCACCACCCCGGATTTTAAAAAATTTAGCCCCACTAAATTGTTATACGAGCCCGGCTTTAACGTAATCGATGCCACCATAGTACCGGATAAAAACCGCTACCTGCTGTTTTTGAAAGATGAAACCCGGGAACCGCCCCAAAAAAATCTCCGGATTGCTGAAAGCCAAAACTTGACCGGCCCTTATAGTGTGGCCGGACCACCCATTACCGGTAAATATTGGGCCGAAGGTCCCACCGCACTAAAAATGGGCAACAACTGGATTGTTTACTTTGATAAATACACCGAAGGAAAAATGGGCGCCGTTACTTCGCCGGATTTAAAAAACTGGACCGATATTTCTGAAAAAATCCATTTTCCGGCTGGCGTACGCCATGGTACGGTGTTCAAAATTTCCCGCCAGGAATACGAAAAATTAAAAAAAATCTGATTGCGGTCCGTTCTTACCGGTTACATAGCGCTACTAGGCATCTTCCATAAATGATAAAACAAGCCCGCGCACTTTCTCACCAGGATTAACGTTTCATGTATACTTACAGGAATACAGTGTTGCGGGAAAGAAATTGTTTAAAGGTAATTCCACGAAATCCCAACCTCGATGGCCTGCGTACACTCAGAATGAATTTTAGGATTTTTCTAGCCTTTATATTTCTAACTTTTACTTTTTCAGGGTTGTCTGCCCAGCCAAACCGCTACAAATTTGTTCGGGTAGGCAATGATAAAGGTTTATCGAATAACCAGATAAATTGTATTCTACAGGATAGTCAGGGATTTATGTGGTTTGGCACTATGACGGGCTTGAACCGTTACGATGGCAACACTTTTAAAACTTTCCGACACGATATCCGGGATAATACCTCGCTGCGCAGCAACTACATTCTGGCTTTTCAAGAAGGGCCCGAACAAAAATTGTGGGTTTTTACCCGAGCAGGTTTAAGCATTTATAATCCGTTAACCGAATCTTTTTACCCGCATTCAACCCGGTTAGTACAAAAATACGCTCTACCGGATTCGGCTATTACGCAGGTGGTAAAGGATAAGGCTGGTAATTTTTGGTTCGTGCACCAAACCAAAGGTTTGTTTTGTTACAATACCGCTACCCAGCAAACCCAGGTATATACAGACCGGCTAAAAACCGGACCTGCTCTTCATTCCAACCAACTAGCCGATATAGCTGCAGATGCAACCGGCCATATCTGGCTCATTTACACCGACGGCATTTTAGAAAAACGCGACAGCAAAAACGGACAGGTTCTATTTACATCCAACTATTTACAATCCCAAATAGCTGCCTCCCCGCAAAAATTTAAATTATTTGCCGATAACTCCGGCGACTTGTGGATTTACGGAGAAGAAACACCCAATGGTTTATTTTACCTGAACGCGCAAGAACAGGTATTTAGCCATTATTACCGCAATGCTCCGGCCTTAAAGTTAAATAACGACTTGGTGCGGAGTGTGGTGCAGGAACCAAACGGTAAAATTTGGGTAGGCACCGATCATGGCGGCATTAACGTGATTGATAAAGCCACTAAAACCGTCGACTATCTCCTGCAAAACCTGGATGAGGAGCAAAGCATCAGCCAAAATAGCATTTACGCGCTGTACCGCGATCGGGCCGGAATTATGTGGGTGGGTACTTTTAAGGCCGGAATAAGTTATTATCACCCCAACAGCATTAAATTTCCGGTATACCGCCACCAGGCTTCCAATCCGGGTAGTTTGCCTTTTAACGATGTGAACCGGTTTGTAGAAGATGCGCAGGGTAATATTTACATTGGTACCAACGGGGGTGGTTTGCTCTACTTTAACCGGGCTACTAACCGCTATCAGCAATTTACCCACGATCCGCAGAACAAGAACAGCCTGAGTAATGATATCATTGTCGGATTATACCTGGATAAACAACAAAACCTGTGGATTGGTACTTATTACGGGGGGCTGAATAAATTTGATGGTAAAACTTTTACGCATTACCGGCATAATCCAAAAGATCCCCGCAGTATTGCGGATGATCGGGTTTGGGAAATTTTCGAAGATTCGCAGCAAAATTTATGGGTAGGTACGCTGGGCGGGGGCTTAGATGTGCTGGACCGGCAAACGCAGCAATTTCGCCACTACCGGGCTTATGAACCCGGTTCGGTTCATTCCAATTATATTTCGTCCATCACCGAAGACAAAGCGGGTAACTTGTGGGTGGGCACCGCTTACGGCATTGATAAGCTGGATCGTAAATCCGGTAAGTTTACGCAGTACGTTAACAACAATAACGATCCGCAGGGATTAAGCAATAACAACGTTATTACTGTTCTGGAAGATAGTCGGGGGCTTCTGTGGATCGGGACAAACGAAGGTTTAAATATTTTTGATCCGGGTAAAAATAAATTTTACAGTTTCCGGCAAGAAAATGGCCTCCCCGATAATTCCATTCAGGGAATTGTAGAAGATAACCAGCATACCCTGTGGTTATCTACCCAGAACGGTATTTCTAATGTAACTGTCCGGCAAGCGCCTACTTTTTCCGGGTATACCCTTCAATTTAAAAATTTTGATGTATCAGACGGATTGCAGGATAAAGCTTTTAATACCAACGCGATGCTTAAAATGCGTTCTGGCGATTTAATATTTGGGGGTAGTAATGGTTTTAATCTGTTTCATCCGGGTAAGCTGCAAGCAAACAAACAAGCGCCGGTGGTGGTACTTACCGAATTTCAGCTATTTAATCAGGTGGTGCAGGCCGGAGATACGCTGAGCGGCCGGGTATTATTAGCCAATGCCCTTAACCACGTGCCCGAAATAACGCTGCGCTATCACGAAAACATGTTTACCATTGCTTTTGCCGCGCTCGATTTCCTGCAACCCGAAAAAAATCAATATGCCTATAAACTGGAGGGCTTCAACGAGCAATGGTTATCCGTGGACAATAAGGTGCGCAAAGTTACTTTTACGAATCTAGATCCGGGTAGTTATACTTTCCGGGTAAGAGCCGCCAATAACGATGGGGTTTGGAACCCCAATGGCGTGGCACTGCGCCTCACTATTTTGCCGCCCTTCTGGAAAACCAATTGGGCCTTTGCACTTTATTTTTTAATTATTTTACTGGCTTTATGGCTGGCACGGCAAATTTTGTTAGGGCGGGAGCGGCTAAAATACAAACTAGCCCAAGAGCGCCTGGAAGCTCGCCGGCAACACGAGCTGGATATGCTCAAAATCCGGTTTTTTACCAACATCAGTCACGAATTTCGCACCCCGCTTACGTTGATTTTATCTCCCTTAGAAAGATTATTAAAAGAAAACAACAGTACCGGCTACCAGAACAAACCATTGCAATTAGTTTACCGCAACGCCCGGCGTTTGCTTAATCTGGTAAATCAGTTGCTCGACTTTCGTAAGATGGAAGTGCAGGAAATAGCCTTGCATCCTACCGAGGTGGATGTTATTCCTTTTATCCGGGAAATAGTGTATTCCTTCTCCGATATTTCGGAAACCAAAAATATCCAGCTTACTTTTCAGGCCGCTGTAGAGCACCTGCTGACGCAGGTAGACCAGGATAAATTGGAGAAAATTCTTTTTAACCTGCTTTCCAATGCTTTTAAGTTTACACCCGAAGGCGGCAAAGTGGCGGTAGAAGTTACCATTGCCGATTTTACAACCGATCCTAAAAGCAAGAACCTGGTGATTCAGGTAAAAGATACGGGCATTGGCATTCCATTAGAAGATCAGGAAAAAGTATTCCGGCGCTTTTTTCAAAGCGATGTACCCGGTACCATGATAAACCAGGGCAGTGGCATTGGCCTGGCTATTACCAAAGAATTCGTGAAACTACACCAGGGCCAGATTACGATGGAAAGCTCGCCCGGGGCCGGCACTTGTTTTACCATTATGCTGCCGGTGGTGCAACAAGAAATAGTGGTTATACCGGAAAGTAGCCCAACGATGAACGAAGTCCGGATGTTAGCTCCCAACAACCTGGTAGATAAAGGCAATCAACCCTCTAAAAACGGCCGGAAAAAACCATTGATTTTACTCGTGGAAGACAACGAAGATTTTCGGTTTTACCTGAAAGATAATTTAAGTATGGTTTACCACATAGAAGAAGCAGCCAATGGCAAACAAGGCTGGCAGCAAGCGCTTACTACGTTACCGGATTTAATTGTAAGTGATGTAATAATGCCCGAAATGGACGGCATAACCTTAAGTCGGAAATTAAAAAAGATCCCCGTACTACTCATATTCCGGTAATTTTGTTAACCGCCAATGCCACCGAAGAACAACGTTTAATGGGTTACGAAACGGGTGCCAGCGATTATATTACCAAGCCTTTTAATTTTGAAATTCTGCTTTCCCGGATCAAGCATTTAATAGCCCAACAGGCTGCTTTCCGGTCGGCGTTGCAGCATAAGATAGAAGTAAAACCGCAGGATATTGCGATTACCCCGCTCGATGAAAAACTGATTCAGAAAGCTATTGCGTTTACCGAACAAAACATCGCTAACCCCGACTTTTCGGTGGAAGAACTAAGCCGCGAGTTGGGAATGAGCCGCGTGTATTTGTACAAAAGATTAGTAGCCTTAACCGGCAAAGCACCCCTGGAATTTATCCGGACGGTACGTTTAAAGCGGGCTGCGCAGCTATTAAGCGAAAGCCAGCTGACCGTAGCCGAAGTAGCGTATGAAGTAGGTTTCAATAATCCCAAGTATTTTACCAAGTACTTTAAACAAGAGTTTAAAGAATTACCTTCGGCGTATGCAAATAATAAACGGGTAAAGGTGTAAGGCGGAATCTGGTCGGGGAATAGTTGGCTAAAGTGAGTATTAAAACGGATAGGCTCCTCTACAACTTTCGCGTATTAAAGCTTAAATCCATAAATTTAAGTATATTAAATGGCGCCCATTTTTTAAATTTAACTACCTGCAGGAGCTTTTTTTAAATTTATTCTTTAAGTTACCTGAATAGTATTCCCGAGCCAACCGACAACCAGTAGCTGACGAGAATTTTAACCTCTTATTCAGGTGAAAAAAATAAAATCAATAGGGATTGTAATTGCCCGCAGAAGTACATTTAATCCGTATAAATACTGGCTTGCCGCATGGAATACTTAGTTACCTATATTGCAGATGCTGGCTGTAACCCGTATATTTGTTAAATAACAACTTATTCGTTTCATTTAATAGCTTTTCTTTTTTAAGGATGAGCTTAAACAAGTTTGAACAAATTGAAATGAGCGTATATTTTGTATGAACTAGCAGATTAGTAAAATTTAAAAAATTAAACAACGAACAACTAAAAATTAATAACACACGGCTTTAACCAAAGAATAAACATTTGATTTTGCTGAAACAGGCGGATTTACACTCCCTTCATTTCCGATATACTCTTATAGAATGTGATTGTATTCCAATTTCTCCTGTTTAGCTGCGTAATTATTTAGGAAATTTACCGGAATTTTTTAAATAAATTTTACGGGCGTGCGTAAGTAAAAGCACCATAAAGTAATGAATAGTTTACGAAGTACCACCGGGAAGTGGTTTAAAATTATGAAAGTTCTTTACCCTTTTTTATGTTTGTTAAGCTGTCTGCTGAGCAGTTTAACCCTCCTGGCCCAAACGCAAAAGAACATTTATTTAGGTTCGGTTGCTAACGTAACAGCCGCCTACAGAGCCAATTTTAGAGCTACCCAAACCGCCGCTCAAACCAGTAAAATCAATTATGCTATTCCGGGGCAAAAAGTCCTGCAACTAACGGTACGTAAAGTATCCAGGTTAGCTAATGAGGAAGTGTTTACCGGATCTGTTGGTACTGGTAAAAACAACCCTTTCTTTCTGAAAGTGAGTCAGAATAAAGCATTCGGGTATGTTGTTTTAAAAGATCAAAAAAAAGCTTACCAGTATACTTCTACCCCTACCGGTGAGGCTTATTTGCAAGAGATAGATATCGATAAAGCTATTTGCTTTGATTACAAACGCTTTAACAGTAAAACTGCCCCAGCACCTCGCCAAACTTCGGCACTTACGGCTGCTATTCCGGAGCTGCAAAGTTTACCCGGTGCCCAGGCGGTAGTATACCTCGATTTTGATGGCGGAAAAGAAACCCATAAATATTGGAACGATAGTGTAACCATTGATGCCAAGCCCGCCAACTTATCGCAATCCGAAATAGTAGCGGTTTGGAAGAAAATAAGTGAGGATTTCCGACCATTTGCTCTAAATATTACCACTAGCCCGACCGTTTATAAAAATGCGCCGGCTAAACGCCGTATGCGGGTAATATTTACGCCTACCGATACTGTTTATCCGGGGGTAGGTGGCGTAGCGTGGCCCACTTCTTTTACCTGGGGCGACGATACCCCTTGCTGGGTATTTAATAGCGGCATTATAACAGCTGGCGAAGCGGGTTCCCACGAAATTGGGCATACTTTGGGCTTAAGCCACGACGGCAGAATCTTAGCGGATGAAAGAGTTGAAGAATATTATGATGGTGGACAGTTTGGTAATTGGGCGCCTATTATGGGAATAGGTTATTACAAAAATCAGGTGCAATGGAGCAAAGGCGAATACCCGCAAGCGAATAATCAAGAAGATGATTTAAAGATTATTACATCCCGGAACGGCTTTACTTACCGTACCGATGATCATGGTAACTCCAGCAGTAATGCCCGGCCACTCGTGGCTTCCAGTACCGGAATAGTGTTAGCGGAGAAGAATAAAGGAATGATTACCACGCAAGCCGACCAGGATGTTTTTTCTTTTACGTTGAGTAATAGTGGTTCTATTAATCTGCAAGTAAAACCACCCTCAGAATATATTAACGCAGATACTATATTCACTAACTTAGATCTTTTACTCACTCTTAAAAACAGCGCCGGTACCACGGTGGTTACGGCTCCTTACAATTACAAAATCCAGATGGCTTCCTTAACGCCCTTACTACCGGCGGGTACGTATTATTTATTTGTGGCGGGAGTAAAAGGCGAACAAGGGGCCCAATCAGATTATAGTTCTTTAGGGGAATACACTATTTCGGGTAATCTATCGGCTACTTATTGTTTGCCGGTAGTTACCGGCGATTGTAGTAGCGATTACATTAATGATTTTAAATTTAACAGTTTAGTAAACAGCAATTCGGGCTGTAACGGGCAGAAAAATGCTTACAACGTTTATGCACCAACGGGTACTTTAACTACGCAGGTAAATCGAGGTCAGACTTATAATATTAGTTTAAAGGCTGGACCGGAAAACCCCGAAGGGTTTGGCGTTTGGATTGATTATAACAACGATAATGATTTTAATGATGCCGATGAATTTGTTTACCAATCCCCTTCAGCCATAGTAAACGAAACTTATACGGGCAAAGTCACTATTCCCAAGAATGCCGTACTGGGGCAACGGCGGTTGCGGGTGCGGGCGCGTTATTATGAGCGGGTTACTAGCACTGATTTTTGCTCCGAATTTGACTATGGCGAAACAGAGGATTATACCATTACAATCGCTAATCCGTCTACAGCTTCGCAATGGGATGTACGCTACGGGGGTTCCGGGTCAGAGGGGTTAGCCGAAACCATTAAAACCACCGATGGCGGCTATCTTTTAGCGGGTTATTCGGGCTCCGGCGTAAGTGGGGATAAAAGCCAGGCCAGTAGGGGCAGTAATGATTACTGGGTACTAAAGACAGACGCATTAGGTAATAAAATCTGGGATCAGCGGTACGGTGGTACCGGGCAGGATTATTTAAACCGGGTTATTCAAACGCAAGATGGCGGTTATCTACTGGCTGGTAGTTCTGAATCTGGTTTAAGCCGTGACAAAAGCCAGAGCAGCCGCGGCAACCGGGATTATTGGATTGTCAAAATTTCGGGTTCGGGTGCCAAGCAATGGGATAAACGTTATGGTGGTTCTGGTTACGATGAACTCAAGAAAGTCATGCAGCTCTCTACCGGCGAATATCTTCTGGGAGGATACAGTGATTCGCCGGCAGGCGGCGATAAAAGCCAGGACAGCCAAGGCGGTCTTGATTATTGGCTGGTAAAAATAAATAGCGCCGGCGGTAAAATCTGGGATCAACGGTACGGTGGCAATATGGCAGACAGCCTGGAAAACTTTATCCTTACCAGTGATAATGGCTTCTTACTAGGAGGTGCTTCCCTGTCGGGGCAAAGCGGTGATAAGAGTCAGGCCAGCCAAGGAGGAGAAGATTTCTGGCTGGTGCGCACCGATAAAGACGGTAAAAAACTTTGGGATAAGCGCTATGGCGGAAGCCGGGCCGATCATTTATACTCCATAAGTAGTTTACCAAACGCCGAATTTTTAATTGCTGGTTGTAGTGTCTCGGGTAACGATGGCGATAAAAGTCAATCTAGCCAGGGCGGGAAAGATTTTTGGTTACTTAAATTGAATAACAACGGGGCTAAAATTTGGGATAAACGCCTGGGTGGTACCGGTGACGATGAGCTCCGTTCGGTTGTTCGCACCTCAGACGGGGGCTTTTTGCTGACTGGTAAATCAGCCTCGGGAGCTACGGGTGATAAAAGCCAGAACAACCAGGGAGGCACGGATTACTGGGTAGTGAAAACAACCGCCGATGGCACCAAGCAATGGGATAAACGTTTTGGTGGCAGTGGGGCAGAAGAGCTTCGTAATGTGCTTATTACCTCGGATAATGATTATTTACTATGCGGGCGTTCGGATTCGGGTATAAGCGGTGATAAAACGCAAAGTAGCCGGGGCAGCAGCGACTTCTGGTTAATTAAAATAAATGCTAACATACCCAGTGGCAGCAGTATCGCCCGCGCGAGTGAGGTTTCCCCTTCCGCCATTGCGCGTTTGGGTAATCCGGAGCAAGCCTGGAACACTGGTTTAATAGCTTACCCAAATCCTTTTACCGACCAGATAACGGTACGCTTTGCTTTAGAACAAACCGAGCCGATTGTTGTGCAATTATATAATAGTTTAGGACAATTGGTAACTACGCTTTACCAGGGCGAAGCCCGGGCTATGGAACCGTATACGCATACCTGGCAACCTGCCCAAAAAGCAACCGCCGGCATGTATTTTATACGCCTGACCACTCCAACCAAAACCTACCAACAAAAAGTATTGTTGCAACGTTAATATTTAAAAAATTACTTAATTGTTTCCCCATTATGGTACCACACACCATAGTGGGGATTTTTTATGCGAAGCAAAGTAGCGTTTCAGGATCTGAACCAAGCAGAATATAGTAAAATTCTAAATTTGATTGGTTTAGTTAGTAGATAAACGCCTTTTTTGCTGGCAGTAAGGTGTCCCTTACCATTCTAAGTACTTCTTATTAATTGGTGTTGCTCTATAAATAGCTAATTTATAAACACTTATGACCTAATAAAGCTTTATGTGAGATGCGCTGCGGCAATCAAATATCTTATTTTAATAGCAATATGAAATAGATTGTAGACTTTATCTTAGAAAAATTATGGTTATTTTAGAACAAAGATTTTTTTTAATAGTATCAATACGTATCTTTCTTGTATAACTACGCTCTAAATCTACGCTTATGGTTGTTTTATTAGATACTATCCGTGGTAGTAATACCCGAATATCTCCGGATTTATTATTTTGTTCTGATTTTATTAAAATTTGGTACGAAGCTAAATATCAATGGCTCTACGTGGAATGGATGGGGCCTCAGCACTTATATACCGTTCGTAAAGGTGGCCAGCATATTCTGCAGTTTTTAAAAGAAAAGCAGTGTGCTAAAATATTAAATAATAATTATCAAGTAAAAGGTCCTTGGTTAGATGCTTGCCATTACTTGGCAGAAGAATTATTGCCGCAACTTGCCGAAGCCGGTTTACAATATTTGGCCTGGGTGCTATCACCTAATCCGTATAGTCAGTACTCTACTGAGCAAACGTTGGAGGCAACCAACCTGGCTATTAGGAATCATATTAATACTTTTCATTCATTACCGGTAGCCCGGGAGTGGTTAAAGTCAGTTTAAGCCTAACAGGCTCCGTGGATTAGTAAAATTTAAAAAAAACGCCTGTAAGTATGAGCAGGCGTTTTTATTTTTATATGGAAAATCAACAAATAAGGCGAGCTTTTTCTTCACGCGGCTGTTTTTTTCTTTTATTGCCGGTAGTTCTTTCTTTATAAATTAAGATAAACGATCAAACGCAACCTATTTTACTCGTGCTTTCTAAAGCTAAATGTGAAAAGTAAGAATCTGGTTGTGCTTCTCCCGTATAAATGATTCGATTAAGTTTGATGGAAGAAGTTAGTAACCGGACAAATATAAAGGATACCATAGGGTTGTTATTGTGGAAGTGTTTTCTGGCAACGAAGGGGTAAGAGTAGAAATAGAAATAAGTTTATTTCCTCTCTACCCCTTACATACTTCTGATTTCATCAGCTGCTAGTACTTGCTACTCCCAAGATTCTTCCAGAATAACATAGAAAAAAGAACTAGTAACACCATCTATTTGGGGCCACTTACTTAATCAAAAAAAATTAATTCTAATTTTTAATTCAGCATTTTTAATGAGGCAAGCAAAAATATAAAAAGCCCGGTAAATAGTGCCTCAACAGGAAAATACTTACCGGGCCGCTAGTTAAAAAAGAAGAAAGTAATTACAATTTTAGGCGTTTAAAGTATTTACAACGAGCCGCCCTTAAGTATACGGCCGGTTTGTACCTGATTATTTTGATGCACTTGGTACAAGTATAAACCGGGTTTTACGGGTGCCTGATTCGTGTCCGTGCCGTCCCAAGATAGGCGATGCTGACCGGCTTTTAACATGCCAAAATCTAATTCTTTCACTTTTTGGTCAGCGTTGGAGTAGATGCTGATAGTAACCGCCGCCTGTTGGGTTACTTGTACCTGAATAGTCAAGGCACCCGAAAAAGGATTAGGAAAAGCAATTGGTTTGGTAGCAATACTATTATTTTCTTGTATGGATTTTTCCGGCTCGGAACTAGCAACCACTGGATCGGTAAAGGCCGGAACAACGATAAAATCAGCATCAGAAGTGGCTTTGCCGCCGCCCGCTAACAGCACGCTTATTTTACCCGAAGTGGCGTTTTCGGGTACTTCGGCAATTACCAGCGCTCCAAAGTACACGTTAAAATCAGCGGCTTTTACGCCGTTAAAGTATACTTCCTGCGTAGTGCCCAGGTGT
Proteins encoded in this window:
- a CDS encoding GEVED domain-containing protein; the encoded protein is MKVLYPFLCLLSCLLSSLTLLAQTQKNIYLGSVANVTAAYRANFRATQTAAQTSKINYAIPGQKVLQLTVRKVSRLANEEVFTGSVGTGKNNPFFLKVSQNKAFGYVVLKDQKKAYQYTSTPTGEAYLQEIDIDKAICFDYKRFNSKTAPAPRQTSALTAAIPELQSLPGAQAVVYLDFDGGKETHKYWNDSVTIDAKPANLSQSEIVAVWKKISEDFRPFALNITTSPTVYKNAPAKRRMRVIFTPTDTVYPGVGGVAWPTSFTWGDDTPCWVFNSGIITAGEAGSHEIGHTLGLSHDGRILADERVEEYYDGGQFGNWAPIMGIGYYKNQVQWSKGEYPQANNQEDDLKIITSRNGFTYRTDDHGNSSSNARPLVASSTGIVLAEKNKGMITTQADQDVFSFTLSNSGSINLQVKPPSEYINADTIFTNLDLLLTLKNSAGTTVVTAPYNYKIQMASLTPLLPAGTYYLFVAGVKGEQGAQSDYSSLGEYTISGNLSATYCLPVVTGDCSSDYINDFKFNSLVNSNSGCNGQKNAYNVYAPTGTLTTQVNRGQTYNISLKAGPENPEGFGVWIDYNNDNDFNDADEFVYQSPSAIVNETYTGKVTIPKNAVLGQRRLRVRARYYERVTSTDFCSEFDYGETEDYTITIANPSTASQWDVRYGGSGSEGLAETIKTTDGGYLLAGYSGSGVSGDKSQASRGSNDYWVLKTDALGNKIWDQRYGGTGQDYLNRVIQTQDGGYLLAGSSESGLSRDKSQSSRGNRDYWIVKISGSGAKQWDKRYGGSGYDELKKVMQLSTGEYLLGGYSDSPAGGDKSQDSQGGLDYWLVKINSAGGKIWDQRYGGNMADSLENFILTSDNGFLLGGASLSGQSGDKSQASQGGEDFWLVRTDKDGKKLWDKRYGGSRADHLYSISSLPNAEFLIAGCSVSGNDGDKSQSSQGGKDFWLLKLNNNGAKIWDKRLGGTGDDELRSVVRTSDGGFLLTGKSASGATGDKSQNNQGGTDYWVVKTTADGTKQWDKRFGGSGAEELRNVLITSDNDYLLCGRSDSGISGDKTQSSRGSSDFWLIKINANIPSGSSIARASEVSPSAIARLGNPEQAWNTGLIAYPNPFTDQITVRFALEQTEPIVVQLYNSLGQLVTTLYQGEARAMEPYTHTWQPAQKATAGMYFIRLTTPTKTYQQKVLLQR
- a CDS encoding vanadium-dependent haloperoxidase translates to MKQFLNFLVTLLVVVSCTPKKSEVQFSSQQISQVLAQMTDIMVHDVTNPPLASRFFSYACLAGYEVVAQNNSTSKSMHGILNKYPQIEKPAVSGYAYQLSTLLAMMETAKKMQPSGPLLEKYEQQFLDSCRREGISDEVITASLTYAQAISKNILAYAKADKYNRISNYPRYTPTNQEGTWYPTPPGYFAPVEPYFNTVRAFTLDTCIQFKPAPPVAFSKEKSSGFYQLMQESYQEGVRLPKEHQAIAAFWDCNPFALQDNGHMLVGMKKISPGAHWLGITGIACQQAKVSFAEAMQINTLVSISLMDGFIACWDEKFRSNRIRPETAIRKYLDPRWKPLLQTPPFPEYLSGHSTISSAAAVVLTHYLGDNFKYTDTVEVRFGLPARQFKSFQQAAEEAGISRFYGGIHFRDAIDNGRKQGLQVGAWVVNKVKSKTNGPALAEVQ
- a CDS encoding glycoside hydrolase family 43 protein; this translates as MAVFYNPQNLARLFIFTLFIAFPVVTHAQAPGKNEVLLFAYFKGNGDGLHLAASTDGLHWETLKNDSIFLKPQVSQDKLLRDPCIVKGPDNLYHLVWTVSWNAKGIGYANSPDLIHWSAQQYIPVMEHEAGARNSWAPEITYDPKQKSYLIYWATTITGLYPETQSKEENGYNHRMYYTTTPDFKKFSPTKLLYEPGFNVIDATIVPDKNRYLLFLKDETREPPQKNLRIAESQNLTGPYSVAGPPITGKYWAEGPTALKMGNNWIVYFDKYTEGKMGAVTSPDLKNWTDISEKIHFPAGVRHGTVFKISRQEYEKLKKI